TGCTCGCACCAGATCGAGCCTTCCGTCGCACTCAGAAGATGGGCGGAGACCTCGTGGAAAAGGTGCGGCGTGATGGGGAGGCCGTGTGCCTTCGCCGCCTTCGCGGATTTCAACCAGCCGGTGATTCCGGCGCATCTTTGCAGATCGGCCATGAGGACATCGCAGGCGCCCGCCGCCATGAGGTGCCGGTGGCCCCTCGGGCCGTAGTTCGTCTCCCCCTGGCAGATGGGGATCGCGCTGGAAGCCCTGACCTCGGCGCAGCCCCGCACGTCCTCGTGGTCCACGGGCTCTTCCATCCATTCGAGATCGAAATCTTTCAGGGCGGCGCAGGCTTCTTTGGCGCGCGCGACGGACCAGCCCTGGTTGGCGTCCACCATGAGGGTTTTATCGCCGATGGCCTCGCGGACGGCAGCGGTGCGGCGAACGTCCTCCTGGAGATCGGCCTTGCCGACGCGGTGCTTGAGGGCTTTGTGGCCGCTTGCGATGAGGGCGGCGGCTTCTTCCCTGAGCTCGTCTTCCGCCGCGTTCAGCCAGAGGCCCTCGCTCGCGTAACAGGGGATCTCGCGCCTTGTGCCGCCCAAGTACTTCCAGAGCGGCTGGCCGGCGGCCTTGGCGGCGATGTCCCAGCAGGCGGTGTCGAGCGCCCCGATGGCGCAGGCGGAGACGCCCTCCCTCCCGACGAAGCTCGCGGCCTTGCGCATGGCGTCCCAGTTTTCCTCCGTGTTCCTCGGGTCCTTGCCGGTGATCGCACTGAGCGAATCGCGTACCATGGCGGTGAGGGCGCGGAGCTTCTCAGGCCCGAAGGCGAAGCACCAGCCGATGCCGTCCAGCCCCTCGCGGGTGCGGAGGGTGACGCAGCAGGTGTCCACCCCCGGCAGCTCGAACGTCGAGACGGCGAGCGGACGGGGCAGCGGGACGCGCACCTGCTGGACGTTCATCGTGATGATGGTGAGGCGATCGTTCACGGGGGCCTCCGTTTTTGGGCTGCTCCTCTTTGAGGGGAGAACACGATACCCCCTTTCGGCGGATGCCGCTATAATCGCCCGAGCGCCGGGGCCGTCCCGGAATTTTTTCCGGTAGCCGTCGAGAGACGTTCGCCATGGACATCCGACTTCAGAAGATCATCGCCCAGGCCGGGATCGCCTCGCGCCGCGAGGCCGAGCGCCTCATCGAGGAGGGCCTGGTGACGGTGAACGGGGTGCGCGTCACCGCCCTCGGGGCCAAGGCCGACCCCCAGAAGGACGCCGTCAAGGTCCGCGGCAAGCTCATCACCCGGCGCGAGCCCCCCGTCTATCTCGTTATGCACAAGCCGAAAAACGTTCTCACCGCGGTGCGGGACGAGGGGGAAAAGGGCCGGACGACGGTGCTCGATCTCCTGCCCGCCGGGAGGCGACGGGTCTTTCCGATCGGACGGCTCGACTTCGATGTGGAAGGAGCGCTGCTCCTCACGAACGACGGGGAACTCGCCCACCGGCTCGCCCATCCGCGCTACCAGATCCCGCGCATCTACGACGCCAAGGTGAAGGGCCGGCCCGCCGAGAAGGCCCTCATCCGGATGGTCAAGGTAGGCAGCATCCCGCGCGGCAAGCGCCCGCCCGAGCCTGCGAAGATCCGCCCCCTTGAGACGAAGGCGGCCCAGAACACCTGGCTGCGGATCGAGCTGCGCGAGGGCCGCTATCACCATGTCAAGAAGATGTGCGAGGCCGCCGGGCACCAGGTCATCAAGCTGGTGCGCCGCTCCTTCGGGGGGGTGAACGTCTCCGGCCTCAAGCCCGGCGAAGTGCGTCCCCTCAACGGGAAGGAGCTGCTCCACCTGCGGATCATCACCGGCCTCGCCCAGGGCGAGAAAGAATCTACCGCCCGCGCCGGCTGGGCAAAGGCCGCCCCGCGCCCGGAGCGGAGCCGCAAAAAACGAGCGGTAAAATGAAGCGGGCGGCATTCCTCCTCCTTGTCTTCTTCATCGGCGCCGCCGTTTTCTCCGGCGGGACCGCCCAGGGCAGCAGTCACCAGGGCGGAAGGCTGATAGAGGTGGCGGGAGAAGCCCCCGTTCTCAACCAGAACCTCGCGCGCGCCCTTCAGGACGCCCTTCAGAGTGCTTTCCGCAACGCGGTGACGATGGTGGTCAAGGGCAACATGGCGGAAAAGGACTTCGCCGCATTTCACGAAGAAATCGAAAACGCCCTTTTGCGGACGAGCGAACAGTTCGTCCAGCGCTACCGCCTCCTCGAGCAGAAAACGGATCCGGCCACCCAGCGGATGCGGGTGAAGGTCGAGGTCGTCGTGAACCACACGCACATCGACGGGGTACTGCGCTCCCTCCGGCTGCAGACGAAGAATCCGGGAGAGGTGCGCGTCCTCATCCTGGTGGAGGAGGAGATTCTCGGCCGCGAGCAGCCGACCCTCCCCCTTTCCCCGGAGCGCGTCAGCACCGCGGAGCGGCGGATGATGGTCCGATTCGGCCAGGCGGGCTACACCCCGATCAGCCCGCGCGCCCAGCGCCAGCCGGCCGCGCCCGGCCAGATTGCGGCGGCCGTCCGTGGGAACAACGACGCCGCCCGCGCCCTGGGGGGCATCTGCCGCTGCGATCTGGTGATCACCGCCCGTGCCGTCGCCGAGCGTGAACGGAGCGGCTCCTATGTCGGGCTGGTGAACGGCCGGGTGCTCCGCGTCAGCGACGGAGCGGTTCTCGCCATCCGTTCACGCCAGGTCCAGATCCGTCCCCGAGGAAGCGATTCGGGCTTCAATGCGGCGATCTCGGCGGCCAGCGACGGTGTGGCGCTCGCCCTGGTGGCCGAAGTGCGCCGATCGGTCCCTCCCCGGAGGGGAGGAAGCCGCTGAATTCGGTGTGATATGATCGGGATTCCAGGAAACGGCTGATTGTTTTTTCGTAAAAACGGCGGTGGCCCATGCCAATCAACGGAACGACCGGCCTGACGGTGGCGACGAAGATTACGGTGACCCGGATTTTGCTCATCCCGGTTTTCGTGATCTGCCTGGTCTACAGGCGGCCCGGCCTCGCCCTCGTGGTGTTCGCCCTGGCGAGCCTGGCCGACGCCGTGGACGGCCATCTCGCCCGCCGGCGCGGCGAAAAAACCGAACTCGGGGCCATGCTCGACCCCATGGCCGACAAGCTGCTCATGTTCTCGGCCTATATTGTTCTCGGCCGCATGGGGGAGATACCTCCCTGGCTCTCCATCTTTGTCATCAGCCGGGATGTCATTATCAGCCTTGGATTCCTGGTTCTCTTTCTGACGGTCGGTTTTGTCACTCCGCGCCCGTCGCTTCTGGGAAAAGCCACGACCGCCCTGCAGATGCTCTCCATCATCGCGGGACTGCTGGCCTATGCCGCACGAATCCCGGGGACGCCTCTTCTCCCGCTCTACATCCTCACCGGAGGGCTGACGGTGATCTCGGGGCTGCACTACACATTCTTCGTGGGCGCGCGCATGCTGGCCCAGCGTGAGAGGGCGGCGAAACAAAATTCGGCCCAGCCGGCGGAAAGGTAAGCACGATCGCATGGATACAAACCCGGCACCTCCGCTTTTCACCTGGAAGCGCATCTGGCTCTTTCTCGTGCTGATCGCCGCGGTGTGGATCCTCTCGAGCGCCCGTGCGGTGCTCACCCCGCTCGTCGCGGCTTTCATTCTCGCCTATCTGCTGAATCCGATCGCCACCATCCTCGAGAAGCGCTGCCGCATCCCCCGGACGGGGGGCGTCCTCCTCATCATCGTGGCGCTGGGCGTGATCATGGTGCTGCTCTGGTTGAGCGTGGCCCCGCTCGTAGAAAGACAGATCGTCGTCTTCGGGCGGCGCCTCCCCGGCTACCTGCAGGTTCTCGAGGGATGGGTGGAGAGCCTTCTCACGCGGTTCCAGATTGTTCCCGCCGCCGAGGTAAAGAAGTTCGTCTCTGAAAATCTGACCGCGCTCGGGAGACTCCCCCTCGACGCCCTGCAGACGGGCGGGAGCGTCCTCCTGCGGACGACCCGGGGGCTGATCTCCATCGTCCAGGGTCTCGTGTTCCTCCTGCTGATACCGGTCATGATGTTCTACATTCTGCGGGACATCAGCTTTTTCTCGGACACGTTCTTCCATTACATCCATCCCGACTACCGCAGGGAGGTCCGGCGGCGGCTCCAGCGGCTCGACGAGGTGCTCGGCTCCTTCATCAAGGGCCAGCTCATCGTCGGCCTGATTCTTTCGGTGCTCTACTCGATCGGATTTTTTATTGTCGACGTGCCGCTCTGGCTCATCCTCGGCATCTTCGTCGGGCTGATCAGCATGTTCCCCTACGTCGAGTGGATCGTCGGGCTCCCGGCGGTGGTGGCGCTCACCGCCCTCCAGCACCAGGACTGGCTCCACATCCTGGGGGCGCTCATCGTGTTCGCCATCATCTCGCCCATCGCCGGGATGTATCTGATCCCCCGCGTCGTCGGCGGGAAGGTGGGGCTGCATCCGGTGGTGGTGCTCGCCTCGGTGCTCATCGGGGGCGAACTGCTCGGCTTCGCCGGCATTTTGCTCGCCGTCCCCCTCGCGGCCGCGATCAAGGTCGGCCTGGAGGCGCTGCACGACTACTACATCGGCAATTGAAGAAACACCGCCCGCGAAATCCTACAAACGGCCGATCACATCGCTCCCGGCCTGTTTCGTCGAAGCCTTTCCGCCGAGATCGCGCGTTTTGACGTCGCCTGCCAGATGGGCGCGGACGGCGGCGTCGAGCCGCTTGGCCGCCTTCGCCTCCCCCAGATAATCGAGCAGCATGACACACGAAAAGAGCGTCGCCACCGGATTGGCGATGCCCTTGCCCATGATATCGGGGGCGGAGCCATGGACGGGCTCGAAGAGGCCGGGGTATTTCCGCGAGGGGTTGATGTTCGCGCTCGCGGCCACCCCGAGGCCGCCGACGATCCCGGCGCCGAGATCGGTCAGGATGTCGGCGAAGAGATTGGTCGAGACCACCACGTCGAACTTTTCGGGCCGGCGGACAAACTCGAGCGCGGCGGCGTCCACGAGGTATTTCGCGGTCTTCACCTTCTTGTAGCGCGGCCGGGCGGCCACCTCGACGAACACCTCGTCCCACAAAACGAGGGTGTAGCCCTGTGCGTTCGATTTCGTGACGTTGGTGACGTGCTTTTTCCGCTTCAGGGCGTGCTCGAAGGCGATGGTGATGATCCGGTCGCAGCCGCGGCGGGTGAAGATAGCGTTCTGGATCGCGATCTCCTCGGGAAAGCCCTCGTAGTGGCGCCCGCCCACCGGGCTGTACTCGCCCTCGACGTTCTCCCGGAAAAAGAGCATGTCGATATCGCCCGGCGAATAGCCCCGCAGGGGGGATTCAAGTCCCTTGTAAAGAACGATGGGCCGGATGTTGGCGTAAAGATCGAACCCCCGCCG
The bacterium DNA segment above includes these coding regions:
- a CDS encoding mandelate racemase/muconate lactonizing enzyme family protein — translated: MNDRLTIITMNVQQVRVPLPRPLAVSTFELPGVDTCCVTLRTREGLDGIGWCFAFGPEKLRALTAMVRDSLSAITGKDPRNTEENWDAMRKAASFVGREGVSACAIGALDTACWDIAAKAAGQPLWKYLGGTRREIPCYASEGLWLNAAEDELREEAAALIASGHKALKHRVGKADLQEDVRRTAAVREAIGDKTLMVDANQGWSVARAKEACAALKDFDLEWMEEPVDHEDVRGCAEVRASSAIPICQGETNYGPRGHRHLMAAGACDVLMADLQRCAGITGWLKSAKAAKAHGLPITPHLFHEVSAHLLSATEGSIWCEHMPWWEPALKSPMALKDGHLILSDAPGLGVEWNPEALKEFVHPAGGF
- a CDS encoding pseudouridine synthase, with product MDIRLQKIIAQAGIASRREAERLIEEGLVTVNGVRVTALGAKADPQKDAVKVRGKLITRREPPVYLVMHKPKNVLTAVRDEGEKGRTTVLDLLPAGRRRVFPIGRLDFDVEGALLLTNDGELAHRLAHPRYQIPRIYDAKVKGRPAEKALIRMVKVGSIPRGKRPPEPAKIRPLETKAAQNTWLRIELREGRYHHVKKMCEAAGHQVIKLVRRSFGGVNVSGLKPGEVRPLNGKELLHLRIITGLAQGEKESTARAGWAKAAPRPERSRKKRAVK
- a CDS encoding CDP-alcohol phosphatidyltransferase family protein; this encodes MPINGTTGLTVATKITVTRILLIPVFVICLVYRRPGLALVVFALASLADAVDGHLARRRGEKTELGAMLDPMADKLLMFSAYIVLGRMGEIPPWLSIFVISRDVIISLGFLVLFLTVGFVTPRPSLLGKATTALQMLSIIAGLLAYAARIPGTPLLPLYILTGGLTVISGLHYTFFVGARMLAQRERAAKQNSAQPAER
- a CDS encoding AI-2E family transporter, which produces MDTNPAPPLFTWKRIWLFLVLIAAVWILSSARAVLTPLVAAFILAYLLNPIATILEKRCRIPRTGGVLLIIVALGVIMVLLWLSVAPLVERQIVVFGRRLPGYLQVLEGWVESLLTRFQIVPAAEVKKFVSENLTALGRLPLDALQTGGSVLLRTTRGLISIVQGLVFLLLIPVMMFYILRDISFFSDTFFHYIHPDYRREVRRRLQRLDEVLGSFIKGQLIVGLILSVLYSIGFFIVDVPLWLILGIFVGLISMFPYVEWIVGLPAVVALTALQHQDWLHILGALIVFAIISPIAGMYLIPRVVGGKVGLHPVVVLASVLIGGELLGFAGILLAVPLAAAIKVGLEALHDYYIGN
- a CDS encoding tartrate dehydrogenase — its product is MATHRIALIPGDGIGTEVVNEGVRVLRALEKKERSLRFSFTKFPWGSDFYHKTGRMCPENYLSTIGKFDAILLGAVGRPDIPDHITLHQLLLPIRRGFDLYANIRPIVLYKGLESPLRGYSPGDIDMLFFRENVEGEYSPVGGRHYEGFPEEIAIQNAIFTRRGCDRIITIAFEHALKRKKHVTNVTKSNAQGYTLVLWDEVFVEVAARPRYKKVKTAKYLVDAAALEFVRRPEKFDVVVSTNLFADILTDLGAGIVGGLGVAASANINPSRKYPGLFEPVHGSAPDIMGKGIANPVATLFSCVMLLDYLGEAKAAKRLDAAVRAHLAGDVKTRDLGGKASTKQAGSDVIGRL